A genomic window from Micromonospora sp. WMMA1947 includes:
- a CDS encoding amylo-alpha-1,6-glucosidase yields MIDIRFGPRVCGELSTAASREWLVTDGRGGYAMGTVAGLRTRRYHGLLVVAGDTPASRKVGLVSLDPAVTLPSGRQVRLGAHEWSSGVVDPRGFELLEHFDLADGVPRWRWRVGDVVIEREIAMTYGRSCVAVVHRLISGGPVRLDLAAACTWRDAHGERRADGPAPRLEPAAGGAVVDGAYRLAGPDWTPEGQWWHGVRHRTEAERGLHPDEDLWYAGRFTGALDEPGATVSVLAWADDLAEEPPPATAVVEATRRRSRAVVAAAKPGDAVEATLALAADAFVVRTATGPDVVAGYPWFGAWSRDTMISYEGLFLCTNRADEGRDLLRAYAATLSEGMLANTADTGRVEYNTVDATLWFLHAVHRHVTVTGDTDLGDELLPALHGVVEAHVAGTRYGIGVDPADGLLAQGGPPDVALTWMDARVYGVPVTPRTGKPVEVNALWINGLAGLAELTELAGRDAAALHALHRRATAAFRERFPAPAGWLYDVVDAPAPAYPLGGATHHDDDLLRPNQLLAWSLPHAPLEPDEAVLRRVTEALFTPLGPRSLAPDSPGFTGRHRGGPAERDSAYHQGTVWPWLAGPLLDAYRRAGLPTDDLLVGLVGHLAEDGLGSVSETADGAAPHRATGCPFQAWSVAELLRARRTRR; encoded by the coding sequence TTGATCGACATCCGTTTCGGGCCGCGGGTCTGCGGCGAGCTGTCCACCGCCGCCTCGCGGGAATGGCTGGTCACGGACGGGCGCGGCGGGTACGCCATGGGCACCGTCGCCGGACTGCGCACCCGGCGCTACCACGGGCTGCTCGTGGTGGCCGGTGACACGCCGGCGTCCCGCAAGGTGGGACTGGTGAGCCTGGACCCGGCGGTGACGCTGCCGTCGGGGCGGCAGGTCCGCCTCGGCGCGCACGAGTGGTCCTCGGGCGTGGTCGACCCGCGCGGCTTCGAGCTGCTGGAGCACTTCGACCTGGCCGACGGGGTGCCCCGCTGGCGGTGGCGCGTCGGCGACGTGGTGATCGAGCGGGAGATCGCCATGACGTACGGCCGCTCCTGCGTGGCGGTGGTGCACCGGCTGATCTCCGGCGGCCCGGTGCGGCTGGACCTGGCCGCCGCCTGCACCTGGCGCGACGCGCACGGCGAGCGGCGCGCCGACGGCCCGGCGCCCCGGCTGGAGCCGGCGGCCGGCGGCGCGGTGGTCGACGGCGCATATCGCCTGGCCGGGCCGGACTGGACGCCGGAGGGGCAGTGGTGGCACGGGGTGCGTCACCGGACCGAGGCCGAGCGCGGCCTGCACCCGGACGAGGACCTCTGGTACGCGGGCCGGTTCACCGGCGCGCTCGACGAGCCCGGCGCGACAGTGTCGGTGCTGGCCTGGGCGGACGACCTGGCCGAGGAGCCGCCCCCGGCGACCGCGGTGGTCGAGGCGACCCGGCGGCGCAGCCGGGCGGTGGTCGCCGCGGCGAAACCCGGCGACGCGGTCGAGGCGACGCTCGCGCTCGCCGCCGACGCCTTCGTGGTGCGCACCGCCACCGGCCCGGACGTGGTCGCCGGCTACCCCTGGTTCGGGGCCTGGTCGCGGGACACGATGATCTCCTACGAGGGCCTGTTCCTGTGCACGAACCGGGCCGACGAGGGCCGGGACCTGCTGCGGGCGTACGCGGCCACGCTGAGCGAGGGCATGCTGGCGAACACCGCCGACACCGGGCGGGTCGAGTACAACACCGTCGACGCGACGCTGTGGTTCCTGCACGCGGTGCACCGGCACGTCACCGTCACCGGCGACACCGACCTGGGCGACGAGCTGCTGCCCGCCCTTCACGGCGTGGTCGAGGCGCACGTGGCGGGCACCCGGTACGGCATCGGCGTCGACCCGGCCGACGGCCTGCTGGCCCAGGGCGGCCCGCCGGACGTGGCGCTCACCTGGATGGACGCCCGGGTGTACGGGGTGCCGGTGACCCCGCGTACCGGCAAACCGGTCGAGGTCAACGCGCTGTGGATCAACGGGCTGGCCGGGCTCGCCGAGCTGACCGAGCTGGCCGGGCGCGACGCCGCCGCGCTGCACGCCCTGCACCGCCGGGCCACCGCCGCGTTCCGGGAGCGCTTCCCCGCCCCGGCCGGCTGGCTGTACGACGTGGTGGACGCCCCGGCGCCCGCGTACCCGCTGGGCGGGGCCACGCACCACGATGACGACCTGCTGCGCCCCAACCAGCTGCTCGCCTGGTCCCTGCCGCACGCGCCGCTGGAGCCGGACGAGGCCGTGCTACGCCGCGTCACCGAGGCGCTGTTCACCCCGCTCGGCCCGCGCAGCCTCGCCCCGGACTCCCCCGGCTTCACCGGGCGGCACCGGGGCGGACCCGCCGAGCGGGACTCCGCGTACCACCAGGGCACCGTCTGGCCGTGGCTGGCCGGGCCGCTGCTCGACGCGTACCGCCGGGCCGGGCTGCCCACCGACGACCTGCTGGTGGGCCTGGTGGGTCACCTGGCCGAGGACGGCCTGGGCTCGGTGAGCGAGACCGCCGACGGCGCGGCACCGCACAGGGCCACCGGGTGCCCGTTCCAGGCGTGGTCGGTGGCCGAGCTGCTGCGCGCGCGGCGCACGCGCCGGTAA
- a CDS encoding glucosidase: MAAVEKYPGGVEDVPVITDRSTSASPDPERHRLAQADAGEQDWRAWGPYLSERAWGTVREDYSEHGTAWDYFPHDHARSRAYRWNEDGMAGVCDDRQTFCFALALWNGRDPILKERMFGLGGDGGNHGEDVKEYWWYLDSTPTHSFMRWRYHYPQAAFPYDELVAVNALRGRDDTEYELVDTGIFDDDRYWAVTVDYAKASPTDMCVVITVANRADTDETLHVLPTLWFRNTWAWGLPGTDRMPKLVGEAAGEGAGARLVGEHWVLGQLLLEGDGDPVPLLCDNETNAERLWGLPGRSAYPKDGINDHVVAGAATVNPDRTGTKGALHYVLDVPAGEQRQIRLRLTRTAPPPATTPPAPADLGDGFDAVLWARRAEANRFFDSVIPDAATPDEALVARQAIAGLMWGKQFYHFDVERWLTGDPGSAPPPAGRRHGRNSAWWHMNSFDVISMPDPWEYPWYAAWDLAFHCVTIARVDPGFAKEQILLLLREWYLHPNGQIPAYEWAFGDVNPPVHAWAALKVFEIDGSRDHEFLARVMHKLLLNFTWWVNRKDTGGNNVFEGGFLGLDNVGPFDRSAALPVAGTLEQSDGTGWMAMYALNLLDMAIVLAEHDRAYVDTATKFFEHFAYIAAAAYHQGLWDAEDAFFYDVLRLADGTKVPLKVRSVVGLLPLAAVTRLTARTMRRLPELGARLRWFLTNRPEYAEVIGARRIGPDGRQQRLLSMVAPDQVVRLLARMLDTDEFLSEYGLRTLSRAHLDKPFTVTLGGQEFSVGYEPAESTSGLFGGNSNWRGPIWMPTNFLLISALRDYAAFFGDDLQVEYPTRSGVKRTLDEIADDLSARLISLFTRDGWGRRPIYGAAQLFQTHPDWRDLICFPEYFHGDNGAGLGAWHQTGWTALVADLILTLRR, encoded by the coding sequence ATGGCCGCTGTGGAGAAGTACCCCGGTGGCGTCGAAGATGTGCCAGTGATCACCGACCGGTCGACCTCCGCGTCCCCCGACCCCGAGCGGCACCGGCTCGCCCAGGCCGACGCCGGGGAGCAGGACTGGCGCGCATGGGGCCCCTATCTGTCCGAGCGGGCGTGGGGGACGGTACGGGAGGACTACAGCGAGCACGGTACGGCGTGGGACTACTTCCCCCACGACCACGCGCGGTCCCGAGCGTACCGGTGGAACGAGGACGGCATGGCCGGCGTCTGTGACGACCGGCAGACGTTCTGCTTCGCCCTCGCGCTGTGGAACGGGCGCGACCCGATCCTCAAGGAGCGGATGTTCGGCCTCGGCGGCGACGGCGGCAACCACGGGGAGGACGTCAAGGAGTACTGGTGGTACCTCGACAGCACCCCGACGCACTCCTTCATGCGCTGGCGCTACCACTACCCGCAGGCCGCCTTCCCGTACGACGAGTTGGTCGCGGTGAACGCGCTGCGCGGCCGGGACGACACCGAGTACGAGCTGGTGGACACCGGCATCTTCGACGACGACAGGTACTGGGCGGTCACCGTCGACTACGCCAAGGCGTCACCGACCGACATGTGCGTGGTGATCACCGTGGCGAACCGGGCCGACACCGACGAGACCCTGCACGTGCTGCCCACGCTCTGGTTCCGCAACACCTGGGCGTGGGGGCTGCCCGGCACCGACCGGATGCCGAAGCTGGTCGGCGAGGCGGCCGGGGAGGGGGCCGGCGCCCGGCTCGTGGGTGAGCACTGGGTGCTCGGCCAGCTGCTGCTGGAGGGCGACGGCGACCCGGTGCCGCTGCTGTGCGACAACGAGACCAACGCCGAGCGGCTGTGGGGGCTGCCGGGGCGGTCGGCGTACCCCAAGGACGGCATCAACGACCACGTCGTGGCCGGCGCCGCCACCGTCAACCCGGACCGCACCGGCACCAAGGGGGCGCTGCACTACGTGCTCGACGTGCCGGCCGGCGAGCAACGCCAGATCCGGCTGCGGCTGACGCGGACCGCGCCGCCCCCGGCCACCACGCCGCCCGCCCCGGCCGACCTGGGCGACGGGTTCGACGCCGTGCTCTGGGCGCGCCGGGCCGAGGCGAACCGGTTCTTCGACAGCGTCATCCCGGACGCCGCCACGCCGGACGAGGCGCTGGTGGCGCGCCAGGCCATCGCCGGGCTGATGTGGGGCAAGCAGTTCTACCACTTCGACGTCGAGCGGTGGCTGACCGGCGACCCCGGGTCGGCGCCGCCGCCGGCCGGCCGCCGGCACGGGCGCAACAGCGCCTGGTGGCACATGAACAGCTTCGACGTGATCTCCATGCCGGACCCGTGGGAGTACCCCTGGTACGCGGCCTGGGACCTGGCCTTCCACTGCGTCACCATCGCCCGCGTCGACCCGGGTTTCGCCAAGGAGCAGATCCTGCTGCTGCTGCGGGAGTGGTACCTGCACCCCAACGGGCAGATCCCGGCGTACGAGTGGGCGTTCGGTGACGTGAACCCGCCGGTGCACGCCTGGGCGGCGCTGAAGGTCTTCGAGATCGACGGCTCCCGCGACCACGAGTTCCTCGCCCGGGTGATGCACAAGCTGCTGCTCAACTTCACCTGGTGGGTCAACCGCAAGGACACCGGCGGCAACAACGTCTTCGAGGGCGGCTTCCTCGGGCTGGACAACGTCGGCCCGTTCGACCGCTCGGCCGCGCTGCCGGTGGCCGGGACGCTGGAGCAGTCCGACGGCACCGGCTGGATGGCCATGTACGCGCTCAACCTGCTCGACATGGCCATCGTGCTGGCCGAGCATGACCGCGCGTACGTGGACACCGCCACCAAGTTCTTCGAGCACTTCGCGTACATCGCCGCCGCCGCGTACCACCAGGGGCTGTGGGACGCCGAGGACGCGTTCTTCTACGACGTGCTGCGCCTGGCCGACGGCACGAAGGTGCCGCTGAAGGTCCGCTCGGTGGTCGGGCTGCTGCCGCTCGCCGCCGTCACCCGGCTGACCGCCCGGACCATGCGGCGGCTGCCCGAGCTGGGCGCGCGGCTGCGCTGGTTCCTCACCAACCGGCCCGAGTACGCCGAGGTGATCGGCGCCCGCCGGATCGGGCCCGACGGCCGCCAGCAGCGGCTGCTGTCGATGGTCGCCCCGGACCAGGTGGTACGGCTGCTGGCCCGGATGCTCGACACCGACGAGTTCCTCTCCGAGTACGGGCTGCGCACGCTGTCCCGGGCCCACCTGGACAAGCCGTTCACCGTCACGCTCGGCGGGCAGGAGTTCAGCGTCGGTTACGAGCCGGCCGAGTCGACAAGCGGCCTGTTCGGCGGCAACTCCAACTGGCGCGGCCCGATCTGGATGCCGACGAACTTCCTGCTGATCAGCGCGCTGCGCGACTACGCGGCGTTCTTCGGCGACGACCTCCAGGTCGAGTACCCGACCCGGTCCGGGGTGAAGCGCACGCTGGACGAGATCGCCGACGACCTGTCCGCGCGGCTGATCTCGCTGTTCACCCGCGACGGGTGGGGGCGGCGGCCGATCTACGGCGCCGCGCAGCTGTTCCAGACCCACCCGGACTGGCGCGACCTGATCTGCTTCCCGGAGTACTTCCACGGCGACAACGGCGCCGGCCTGGGCGCCTGGCACCAGACGGGCTGGACCGCGCTGGTCGCCGACCTGATCCTCACGTTGCGCCGCTGA
- a CDS encoding HAD family hydrolase, giving the protein MPSRRDAAVLVFDADDTLWENNVLFERVIDDFLTWLDHPTLDRSRIRAVLDDIERANAVAHGYGSKVFLRNLGECLEKLRERPATARERAEIEQLAAALVGHQVELMPGVAETLDDLAGRHELLLLTKGEREEQQRKLDACGLLHHFRAAHIVPEKDADTYRWLAREHAFDPAAAWMIGNSPRSDILPARAAGMNAVFIPNENTWVLEHDELDPSDQRVIRLAAFPDLVQHF; this is encoded by the coding sequence ATGCCGTCGCGCCGGGACGCCGCCGTGCTGGTCTTCGACGCCGACGACACGCTCTGGGAGAACAACGTCCTGTTCGAGCGCGTCATCGACGACTTCCTCACCTGGCTCGACCATCCCACGCTGGACCGGTCCCGGATCCGCGCGGTGCTCGACGACATCGAGCGCGCCAACGCCGTGGCGCACGGCTACGGCAGCAAGGTCTTCCTGCGCAACCTCGGCGAGTGCCTGGAGAAGCTGCGCGAGCGTCCGGCCACCGCGCGGGAGCGCGCCGAGATCGAGCAGCTCGCCGCGGCGCTGGTCGGGCACCAGGTGGAGCTGATGCCGGGCGTGGCCGAGACGCTCGATGACCTGGCCGGTCGGCACGAGCTGCTGCTGCTGACCAAGGGCGAGCGCGAGGAGCAGCAGCGCAAGCTGGACGCCTGCGGTCTGCTGCACCACTTCCGCGCCGCGCACATCGTGCCGGAGAAGGACGCGGACACCTACCGGTGGCTGGCCCGTGAGCACGCCTTCGACCCGGCCGCCGCCTGGATGATCGGCAACTCGCCGCGCTCGGACATCCTGCCCGCCCGCGCCGCCGGGATGAACGCGGTCTTCATCCCGAACGAGAACACCTGGGTGCTGGAGCACGACGAGCTGGATCCGTCCGACCAGCGGGTGATCCGGCTGGCCGCGTTCCCCGACCTGGTCCAGCACTTCTGA
- a CDS encoding DUF4184 family protein, which yields MPLTFPSHLAPVLPLKRWRPDWFDGVALCTGAVAPDVGYLFTGTSLALDLRTHTLGGLLWWCLPVALAYAWVVRRVVAGIAVHLPAQRLFGWPWYVMLARVRHPWQVTVCSALIGAFSHVAWDRASHSERLPRLLGVADFRALTGVYWFQFADVVAGLGGGLLVVVLAVHEARRGLRADGVPASAPAANPSVFWRVALAVTGLGALLLPALPAAGVPAPAGVRALHVAALALVAGAAAARTVPSRPGGRSPRLEVEQRETG from the coding sequence GTGCCGCTGACCTTCCCGTCGCACCTGGCGCCGGTACTGCCGCTGAAGCGGTGGCGGCCGGACTGGTTCGACGGGGTGGCGCTGTGCACCGGCGCGGTGGCGCCGGACGTCGGGTATCTGTTCACCGGCACGTCGCTGGCCCTGGACCTGCGGACGCACACGCTCGGCGGGCTGCTCTGGTGGTGCCTGCCGGTGGCCCTCGCGTACGCCTGGGTGGTGCGTCGCGTGGTCGCCGGCATCGCGGTGCACCTGCCCGCGCAGCGGTTGTTCGGCTGGCCCTGGTACGTGATGCTGGCCCGGGTGCGGCACCCCTGGCAGGTGACCGTCTGCTCGGCGCTGATCGGCGCGTTCAGCCACGTGGCGTGGGACCGGGCCAGCCACAGCGAACGCCTGCCCCGGCTGCTCGGCGTCGCCGACTTCCGCGCGCTGACCGGCGTCTACTGGTTCCAGTTCGCGGACGTGGTCGCCGGCCTCGGCGGCGGGCTGCTGGTGGTCGTCCTGGCCGTGCACGAGGCCCGTCGCGGCCTGCGGGCGGACGGCGTACCCGCGTCCGCGCCGGCGGCGAACCCGAGCGTGTTCTGGCGGGTGGCGCTGGCGGTAACCGGGCTCGGCGCGCTGCTGCTGCCCGCCCTGCCGGCCGCGGGCGTCCCCGCCCCGGCGGGCGTACGGGCGCTGCACGTGGCCGCGCTGGCGCTCGTCGCCGGGGCCGCCGCGGCCCGCACCGTCCCGTCGCGGCCGGGCGGGCGCAGTCCCCGTCTCGAAGTCGAACAGCGCGAAACCGGCTGA